A window of the Planococcus citri chromosome 4, ihPlaCitr1.1, whole genome shotgun sequence genome harbors these coding sequences:
- the LOC135843042 gene encoding luciferin sulfotransferase-like, which produces MFDELLKCLCLPCILQFGVMGQEKCFYEDLDLESNETFRTSDGENYLKCNGFLFPPLIKKFADRIRKMEVRDDDIWVCSFPKSGTTWTQEMVWCLANGKKKDEEAVEKPIFERFPFLEISFFYGANEPMGSENSVEDVEKLASPRFIKTHLPFNLLPENLRNFSTNAKIIHVMRNPRDVSISFYHHLSKLFISYYGSFPHFVEMFFKGIVPYGPFPAHLKGYLAHEESPNILFLKYEEMKKDLRTVMHKTANFIGKSIGESEVEKLLDHLSFSKMKQNPAVNYRSVLEALKKSSMADKNEDQFMRRGIVGNWKEKLDPELCVKFQRWEDETMNGINFTFSV; this is translated from the exons ATGTTTGACGAACTACTCAAGTGCTTGTGTTTACCGTGTATTCTTCAATTTGGTGTCATGGGGCAAGAAAAGTGTTTTTATGAGGATTTGGATCTTGAATCAAATGAAACCTTTCGGACGTCGGATggagaaaattatttgaaatgcaATGGGTTTTTATTTCCTccacttatcaaaaaatttgccgATAGGATTAGAAAAATGGAAGTTCGAGATGATGATATCTGGGTGTGCTCATTTCCAAAATCAG GGACAACTTGGACCCAAGAAATGGTATGGTGCTTagcaaatggcaaaaaaaaagacgaagaagCCGTTGAGAAACccatttttgaacgatttccATTTTTAGA gatttcttttttttatggcGCCAACGAACCAATGGGATCGGAAAATTCAGTTGAGGATGTTGAAAAGCTAGCTTCTCCTCGGTTCATAAAAACACATCTACCGTTTAATCTACTGCCTGAAAATTTACGGAATTTCTCAACCAACGCCAAG ATCATTCATGTTATGAGGAACCCAAGAGATgtatcaatttcattttatcacCATCTCAGCAAATTATTCATAAGCTACTACGGATCTTTTCCTCATTTTGTGGAGATGTTTTTCAaaggaatag tGCCTTATGGACCGTTTCCAGCACATTTGAAAGGATACTTAGCGCACGAGGAAAGTCCCAACATCTTGTTCCTGAAgtatgaagaaatgaaaaaa GATTTAAGAACCGTTATGCATAAAACAGCAAATTTCATTGGCAAAAGCATCGGTGAAAGTGAAGTAGAAAAGTTACTCGACCACTTATCGTTTTCTAAAATGAAGCAGAATCCAGCTGTCAATTATCGGTCAGTTTTGGAAGctctcaaaaaatcaagtatGGCTGATAAAAACGAAGACCAATTTATGCGTCGAGGAATTGTCGGAAATTGGAAAGAGAAACTAGATCCTGAACTATGTGTAAAATTTCAGAGATGGGAGGATGAAACAATGAATgggattaattttacattttctgtttaa
- the LOC135844593 gene encoding luciferin sulfotransferase-like yields MCSEFIFHFIDMSQGTYIYKDLDPKSEKILSETFTSQFRKNNVKYEGFFFSQTIKNFADAIRKMEIRDDDIWVCTFPKAGTTWTQEMVWCLANGQDHRAVQKHINQRFPFFEFSTLIDFADTEFPVPVNSVEDVEKLASPRFIKTHLPFNLLPEKLQNFSTNAKVIHVLRNPRDTLISYYHHYRTGHDYKGSFSQFAELFLKGLVYFGPFPAHLKGYLAHEKNPKILFLKYEEMQKDLKSVIHKTANFIGKSISEREMEKLLDHLSFSSMKQNPAVNYALSLEMRKKLNLISEDDGHFMRRGIVGDWKENLNSELREKFQKWEEETMSGIHFTFSA; encoded by the exons ATGTGCAGTGAATTTATATTCCATTTCATAGACATGTCTCAAGGAACGTACATTTACAAGGATTTAGATCCCAAATCAGAGAAAATATTGAGTGAAACTTTTACCTCAcagttcagaaaaaataatgtaaaatacgaaggttttttcttttctcaaacaatcaaaaattttgctgaTGCGatcagaaaaatggaaattcgagACGATGATATTTGGGTGTGTACTTTTCCAAAAGCTG GAACAACTTGGACTCAAGAAATGGTTTGGTGCTTAGCGAATGGGCAAGACCACAGAGCTGTCCAAAAACACATTAATCAacgatttccattttttga GTTTTCCACTTTAATCGATTTTGCGGATACAGAATTTCCTGTTCCAGTAAATTCAGTcgaagatgttgaaaaattagcttCTCCTCGGTTCATAAAAACACATCTACCATTTAACCTATTGCcggaaaaattgcagaatttttcaaccaacGCCAAA GTCATTCATGTCTTGAGAAACCCAAGAGATACGTTGATTTCATATTATCATCATTACAGAACAGGCCACGATTACAAAGGATCTTTTTCTCAATTCGCGGAGTTGTTTTTAAAAGGATTAG tatattTCGGACCATTTCCAGCTCATTTGAAAGGATATCTAGCACatgagaaaaatccaaaaatcttatTTCTGAAATACGAGGAAAtgcaaaaag ATTTAAAATCAGTAATTCACAAAACAGCAAATTTCATTGGCAAGAGCATCAGTGAAAGAGAAATGGAAAAGTTACTGGACCATTTATCGTTTTCCAGCATGAAACAAAATCCAGCAGTAAATTATGCCTTAAGCttggaaatgagaaaaaaattaaacttgatCAGCGAAGATGATGGGCATTTTATGCGTCGAGGGATTGTTGGAGATTGGAAGGAAAACTTGAATTCTGAATTGCGcgaaaagtttcagaaatggGAGGAAGAAACTATGAGTGGAATTCACTTTACCTTTTCTGCTTAA
- the LOC135845209 gene encoding golgin subfamily A member 6-like protein 1 gives MDEIQTKFVRVSWIYDLPKETISQLINQNFPEEEVSDDDLLETLRKKLVSLVRLEVNLELALKLQNKYSVEHKPLALEGLDEIKLRRLERGKEEFKKSEEEKKKKEGEERKIIEEQKRIAEQKKIEQEAEKKRKEEEEKLKRENQESEESDDKMGETKIEIAKFSGKSGEFDGFMKKFEIVSKVRKWLDAEMVLRFPLYLEGYAFQYYITECEKETEFEAIKTKMENRFKVSKLIREDQLFSREQGENEEAMKFLTEIASEGKELKMEDSAICRIVLRGLKKEIIEKIGMFDNTSIEKLEENIRRYEYESKIISKKKDDLSEKVKLLEAEIKKMKAAKEDEELIKELGLAVHEKKVCECRCNKNDKGNYSGGRQDNRNYQRNNKYCKICRRNGHHTNDCWYNDKNKTPINEKRNDNRYCDNCKKPGHETDKCWYKPKN, from the coding sequence ATGGATGAAATTCAAACCAAATTCGTCAGAGTGTCCTGGATTTACGACCTACCAAAAGAAACTATCTCGCAGTTAATCAACCAAAATTTCCCAGAAGAAGAAGTATCCGATGATGATTTATTAGAAACCCTCAGGAAGAAATTGGTATCGTTAGTGCGGTTAGAAGTAAATTTAGAATTAGCACTAAAACTACAAAATAAGTATAGTGTAGAACATAAGCCACTAGCATTGGAAGGGCTTGACGAGATAAAATTGAGGAGGTTAGAAAGAGGTAAAGAGGAGTTTAAAAAGAGtgaagaggaaaagaaaaaaaaagaaggggaagagagaaaaataattgaagaacAGAAAAGAATAgcagagcagaaaaaaattgaacaagaagctgaaaagaaacgaaaagaagaggaggaaaaactgaaaagagaAAATCAAGAAAGTGAAGAAAGTGACGACAAAATGGGTGAAACGAAAATTGAGATTGCAAAGTTCTCAGGAAAAAGTGGAGAATTTGATgggtttatgaaaaaatttgaaattgtgagCAAAGTAAGAAAATGGTTAGATGCAGAAATGGTATTGAGATTTCCGTTATACCTAGAAGGATATGCCTTTCAGTACTATATTACAGAGTGTGAAAAAGAAACAGAATTTGAGGCTATCAAGACGAAAATGGAGAACAGATTTaaagtatcaaaattaatcaGGGAAGACCAGTTATTTTCGAGAGAACAAGGAGAGAATGAAGAAGCCATGAAATTCTTAACGGAGATAGCAAGTGAAGGTAAAGAGTTGAAAATGGAGGACAGTGCAATCTGTAGAATCGTATTGAGAGGACTGAAGAAAGAAATAATTGAGAAGATAGGTATGTTTGATAATACGTCAATAGAGAAATTGGAAGAGAACATACGACGATACGAATATGAGAGTAAAATAATTAGCAAGAAAAAGGATGATTTGTCAGAAAAAGTGAAGCTCCTTGAGGCtgaaattaagaaaatgaaaGCAGCAAAGGAAGACGAAGAACTAATCAAAGAGCTAGGATTGGCTGTTCATGAAAAGAAAGTGTGTGAATGTAGGTGTAATAAGAATGATAAAGGAAATTACTCAGGTGGAAGACAAGATAACCGTAATTACCAAAGGAATAATAAATATTGCAAGATCTGTAGAAGAAATGGTCACCACACCAACGACTGTTGGTATAATGACAAAAATAAAACCCCTATTaacgaaaaaagaaatgataatAGGTATTGTGATAATTGTAAAAAACCAGGGCATGAAACTGACAAGTGTTGGTATAAACCAAAAAACTAG